The following coding sequences are from one Gossypium raimondii isolate GPD5lz chromosome 4, ASM2569854v1, whole genome shotgun sequence window:
- the LOC105779964 gene encoding probable E3 ubiquitin-protein ligase RHC2A, which produces MESTTSYWCYRCSRFLRIFNRDPIACPDCDGGFIEEIGYHPHAESRRLGTDRFQAVSRHTSSTPASTSRRNRGDRSPFNPVIVLRGGASTSSAAGENSNVEHNGRGFDLYYDDGGGAGLRPLPPTMSEILLGSGFERLLDQLSEMEIQNIGRYENPPASKAAVEAMATVEINETHILNELYCGVCKEPFELGTQVRNMPCNHLYHSECILPWLELRNSCPVCRNELPAETGGRYAEEGLSIWRLPSGGFAVGRFTGGRMGGENREVSVGGERGGVLGRVWRNMVGLFGGSSSAAATRLDSGISRSSRLSFNATSRRRRGWAVEVDHDRRRIW; this is translated from the coding sequence ATGGAATCAACGACGTCGTATTGGTGTTACCGTTGCAGTCGATTCCTTCGGATTTTTAACCGAGATCCCATCGCTTGCCCCGACTGCGACGGCGGATTCATCGAAGAGATCGGTTACCATCCTCACGCCGAATCCCGTCGCCTCGGCACCGATAGATTCCAAGCTGTCTCCAGGCATACCAGCTCTACTCCTGCTTCCACAAGCCGTCGTAACCGCGGCGATCGGTCTCCTTTCAATCCCGTCATCGTCTTACGCGGCGGAGCCTCTACTTCCTCAGCCGCTGGGGAGAATTCTAATGTTGAGCATAACGGGAGAGGGTTTGACCTTTATTACGACGACGGTGGTGGGGCAGGTCTTCGACCCTTACCCCCGACTATGTCGGAGATTCTATTAGGTTCGGGGTTTGAGAGACTACTTGACCAGTTATCCGAAATGGAAATTCAGAACATCGGGCGTTACGAAAACCCGCCGGCCTCGAAAGCGGCGGTGGAAGCAATGGCAACGGTGGAAATAAACGAAACCCATATTCTCAACGAGCTTTACTGCGGGGTTTGCAAGGAGCCATTCGAGTTGGGAACCCAAGTCCGAAACATGCCCTGCAATCATTTGTACCATTCGGAGTGTATACTCCCATGGCTTGAGTTACGAAACTCATGCCCCGTTTGCCGGAATGAATTGCCGGCAGAAACCGGTGGTAGGTATGCGGAGGAGGGATTGAGTATTTGGAGGCTACCGAGTGGAGGGTTCGCGGTGGGGAGGTTTACAGGCGGAAGAATGGGAGGGGAGAATAGAGAGGTGAGCGTCGGAGGGGAAAGAGGAGGGGTTCTGGGAAGGGTGTGGAGGAATATGGTGGGGTTATTTGGGGGGTCAAGTTCAGCTGCTGCAACAAGGCTGGATTCAGGGATAAGTAGAAGCAGTAGGCTTTCCTTTAATGCTACTTCAAGGAGAAGAAGAGGTTGGGCTGTTGAAGTTGATCATGACAGAAGAAGAATATGgtaa